GCGCCAGCGACTTGCTGAACGAGGAACAGTACAGCACGCTGCCTTTCTGGTCGTAGGCCTTCAGCGGCAAGGGCGCGCTTTCGCCGAAATACAGTTCGCGGTAGGTGTCGTCCTCGATGATGGGCAGCCGGTGCCGGTCCGCCAGCGCCAGCAGCGACGCCTTGTCGTGGTCGCTCATCGTCAGGCCGGTGGGGTGCTGGAAGTTGGCCATCGCCAGGATGCCGGCCGGCTGGTGCTGGAGGATCAACTGCTCCATCCGCTCCAGGTCCAGCGGCTGGCCGGGCGGCGTGGCCAGCGTGTGCACGGTGACGCCCAGCTGGTCCAGTTGGTCGAACAGCGCCGGGAAGGCCGGGGTCAGCACCAGCATCGCCTGGCTGCCGGACAGCTTGGTCACCGCGCGTATCGCCAGGTTCAGCGCTTCCATGCCGCCGCAGGTGACCAGCAGCTCGTCGCCGTCCAGCTCCACGCCCTGGGCCAGGTAGCGCAGCGTCAGCTCGCGGCGCAGGCCTTCGTAGCCGGTGCTGGCGTTGCCGGACAGTGCGTAGCGGTAGTCCCGCAGCGCGCGGGTGAGGGCGCGGTTCAGCGGCGTGGTGTTGATCAGCGCCGGGTTCATGTAGGGGCAGCCCCAGGGCATGGGCAGCGCGCTGGTCAGGTGCTCGATGCGGATGCCGCTGCCGTCGCTGTTGAGCGGCAGGTTGCTGGGCAGCGCGCTGCTGCGCGCCAGCACGCGGAAGCCGGAGCGCGGCAGCGATTCGATCAGCCCCAGTTTTTCCAGTTCGGCGTAGGCGCGCTGCGCGGTGGTGATGCTGATCTTGTGGTCCTGGCACACCTTGCGCAGCGAGGGCATGCGGTCGCCGGCGCGCAGATGGCCCTGTTCTATCGCATGGCGGAAGCGTTGGCTCAATTGGCCGGTTTTGTTCATATATTGTTTTCCTGACCCGGCTTACTCGCCGATGAAGCTGGATTTTTCCCTTATCGAAACGTCATCGTTCAGCGAGCGTATCACGAAGTGGATGCGATGCGAGCCGCGCGGCGCGCTTTCCGGCTCGACCTGCACGCGCACCGGCACGGTTTCGGTCTGGGCCGGCTTGACCTCGATTACCTGGCCCGGCTTCTCCATGCGGATGCCGGGCAGGCCCTCGACCGATACCACGTAGCGCTGCGCCTGCTCGGTGGTGTTGATCACCCGCAGGCTGTAGCGGTTCTGCAGCAGGCCGTCGTCGGATTGCTCCACCAGGCTGGCGCGGTCGCGCAGCACGTCCACCTTGAACGGCTTCTTCAACACCAGCGCGGTGGTGGACATGGTGATGATGCCGGCCAAGAGGCAGGAGTAGATGACGATGCGCGGGCGGTGGAAGGACGGGCCGCTCTGCGCCGGCTTGCCCTGCAGCGCCTGGGCGCTGGTGTAGCGGATCAGCCCGCGCGGCGACTTCAGCTTGTCCATCACCTGGTCGCAGGCGTCGATACAGGCGGCGCAGCCTATGCATTCGTACTGCAGGCCGTTGCGGATGTCGATGCCGGTGGGGCAGACCTGCACGCAGATGCCGCAATCTATGCAACCCTTGGTCTGGGCGTCGCTCTTGGCCTGGGTCTTGCCGCGCGGCTCGCCGCGCTTGGCGTCATAGGAAATGACCAGGGTGTGGTCGTCGAACATCGAACCCTGGAAGCGCGCGTACGGGCACATGTGCAAACAGACCTTCTCGCGCAGCACGCCGGCCATCAGCCAGGTGAAGCCGCCGTAGAACAGCGTCCAGAACAGATCCCATGGCCCCATCTGCAGCGTGGCCAGCTCGCGCATCGGCGTGAAGTAGCCGACGAAGGTGAGGCCGGTCCACAAGGAGAACGCGGCCATGATCGCCTGGGTGGCGCCTTTCTTGGCGAACTTGCCGACGCTCATCGGCGCGGCGTCCAGCTTGCGGCGGGCGTTGTGGTCGCCCTGAATCGCCCGTTCGATCCAGATCATGATCTGGGTATACACCGTTTGCGGGCAGCTGTAGCCGCACCACAGCCGGCCGGCCAGCGTGGTCCACAGGAACAGGCCCAGCGCCGATACCACCAGCAGCGCCGCCAGGTAGATGAAATCCTGCGGCCACAGGCTGATGCCGAAGATCAGGAAATGATGCTCCGCCAGATTGAAATGCACCGCCTGGCGGCCGTTCCACAGC
This genomic window from Chromobacterium violaceum ATCC 12472 contains:
- a CDS encoding PLP-dependent aminotransferase family protein; this translates as MNKTGQLSQRFRHAIEQGHLRAGDRMPSLRKVCQDHKISITTAQRAYAELEKLGLIESLPRSGFRVLARSSALPSNLPLNSDGSGIRIEHLTSALPMPWGCPYMNPALINTTPLNRALTRALRDYRYALSGNASTGYEGLRRELTLRYLAQGVELDGDELLVTCGGMEALNLAIRAVTKLSGSQAMLVLTPAFPALFDQLDQLGVTVHTLATPPGQPLDLERMEQLILQHQPAGILAMANFQHPTGLTMSDHDKASLLALADRHRLPIIEDDTYRELYFGESAPLPLKAYDQKGSVLYCSSFSKSLAPGYRVGWIAAGRYRDSILGLKLCSSLSTPLPSQMALARLLSGGQHEDMLSLLRSRLQANWLAMSQQLAVQMPAGARQITPQGGYFLWLELPEGSDCRARLPAAMQRGMHFAPGSLFFRDAQPRLNAMRLNFSYFDPLQQHNGVAMLAESLAKQD
- the ccoG gene encoding cytochrome c oxidase accessory protein CcoG, translating into MSKPEIKPVPIKIHPRLTSGRFNNVRVGMVVLTQLAFFGMPWLLWNGRQAVHFNLAEHHFLIFGISLWPQDFIYLAALLVVSALGLFLWTTLAGRLWCGYSCPQTVYTQIMIWIERAIQGDHNARRKLDAAPMSVGKFAKKGATQAIMAAFSLWTGLTFVGYFTPMRELATLQMGPWDLFWTLFYGGFTWLMAGVLREKVCLHMCPYARFQGSMFDDHTLVISYDAKRGEPRGKTQAKSDAQTKGCIDCGICVQVCPTGIDIRNGLQYECIGCAACIDACDQVMDKLKSPRGLIRYTSAQALQGKPAQSGPSFHRPRIVIYSCLLAGIITMSTTALVLKKPFKVDVLRDRASLVEQSDDGLLQNRYSLRVINTTEQAQRYVVSVEGLPGIRMEKPGQVIEVKPAQTETVPVRVQVEPESAPRGSHRIHFVIRSLNDDVSIREKSSFIGE